A stretch of Gasterosteus aculeatus chromosome 4, fGasAcu3.hap1.1, whole genome shotgun sequence DNA encodes these proteins:
- the tulp3 gene encoding tubby-related protein 3 isoform X3 — MSFYSIRPSSSASFSNSPASGIEDDSSSLMQQKLEKQRALLEQKQRRKRQEPLMVQPNTEARPRRSRMRRGEEQAPLVESQASITNDVIMDGIDGPAAFLGSEAPDVGIKILSVSRSQSQSQSLFQSQPQSPVAEEPERDGDTETLLEPKTDIQELLQRQGLSGSLNFDEDSDPEDDAEEDRSRSLSPHAGNTRPASAASGKDVPEPPSPGSPAADGSPIDVADPEEFVLLAAPRGVTVKCRITRDKKGMDRGLYPTYFMHMEREDGKRVFLLAGRKRKKSKTSNYLISVDATDLTREGESFIGKLRSNLMGTKFTVYDNGTNPGKNPGTLLEESNTRQEVAAVCYETNVLGFKGPRKMTVIIPGMNPNFERVAVRPQNEQESLLSRWQNHALDNLIELHNKAPVWNEDTQSYVLNFHGRVTQASVKNFQIVHDNDPDYIVMQFGRVAEDVFTLDYNYPMCALQAFAIGLSSFDSKLACE, encoded by the exons ATGAGTTTCTACAGCATAAG ACCCTCGAGCTCTGCCAGCTTCTCCAACTCACCAGCAAG TGGCATCGAAGATGACAGCTCGAGTCTTATGCAACAGAAGCTGGAGAAACAG AGGGCACTGCTGGAGCAGAAGCAACGGAGGAAGCGCCAGGAACCTCTGATGGTGCAGCCCAACACGGAGGCCCGGCCCCGGCGCTCCAGGATGCGGCGCGGTGAGGAGCAGGCCCCTCTGGTGGAGTCCCAAGCCAGTATCACCAACGATGTCATCATGGACG GTATCGACGGCCCAGCAGCCTTCTTGGGGTCAGAAGCCCCCGATGTGGGAATAAAAATCCTGTCAGTGAGCCGCTCCCAGTCCCAGTCCCAGTCCCTGTTCCAGTCCCAGCCTCAGTCCCCTGTTGCCGAGGAACCTGAGCGAGACGGAGACACTGAGACGCTGCTCGAACCCAAGACAGATATCCAGGAATTACTGCAGAGACAAG GTTTGTCCGGCAGTTTGAACTTCGATGAAGACAGCGACCCTGAGGACGACGCGGAGGAAGATCGATCGCGTTCTCTGTCCCCACACGCGGGCAACACCAGACCCGCCTCTGCCGCCAGCGGCAAGGACGTCCCA GAGCCGCCGTCGCCCGGGTCCCCCGCGGCCGACGGCTCGCCGATAGATGTGGCCGATCCAGAGGAGTTCGTCTTGCTCGCGGCTCCGCGCGGCGTCACCGTCAAGTGTCGAATCACTCGGGACAAGAAGGGGATGGACCGTGGCCTCTACCCCACCTACTTCATGCACATGGAGAGGGAGGATGGCAAGAGA GTTTTTTTGCTGGCaggaaggaagagaaagaagagtaAGACGTCCAACTACCTGATATCAGTGGATGCCACTGACCTGacgcgagagggagagagcttcATAGGAAAACTGAG GTCCAACCTCATGGGCACCAAATTCACAGTGTACGACAACGGCACCAACCCCGGCAAAAACCCCGGgacgctgctggaggagagcaaCACGCGGCAGGAAGTGGCCGCCGTCTGCTAC GAGACCAACGTGCTGGGCTTCAAAGGGCCGCGCAAGATGACCGTGATCATCCCCGGCATGAACCCGAACTTCGAGAGGGTCGCCGTGAGGCCTCAAAAC GAGCAGGAGAGCCTCCTGAGCCGGTGGCAGAATCACGCGCTGGACAACCTGATCGAGTTGCACAACAAGGCCCCCGTGTGGAACGAGGACACCCAGTCGTACGTGCTGAACTTCCACGGCCGCGTCACCCAGGCGTCCGTCAAAAACTTCCAAATAGTCCACGACAACGACC CCGACTACATCGTCATGCAGTTCGGGAGGGTGGCCGAAGACGTCTTCACCCTGGACTACAACTACCCCATGTGCGCCCTGCAGGCCTTCGCCATCGGCCTGTCCAGCTTCGACAGCAAGCTGGCCTGCGAATGA
- the tulp3 gene encoding tubby-related protein 3 isoform X1, translating to MHSSAAFTFPLMSTLLHANRPSSSASFSNSPASGIEDDSSSLMQQKLEKQRALLEQKQRRKRQEPLMVQPNTEARPRRSRMRRGEEQAPLVESQASITNDVIMDGIDGPAAFLGSEAPDVGIKILSVSRSQSQSQSLFQSQPQSPVAEEPERDGDTETLLEPKTDIQELLQRQGLSGSLNFDEDSDPEDDAEEDRSRSLSPHAGNTRPASAASGKDVPEPPSPGSPAADGSPIDVADPEEFVLLAAPRGVTVKCRITRDKKGMDRGLYPTYFMHMEREDGKRVFLLAGRKRKKSKTSNYLISVDATDLTREGESFIGKLRSNLMGTKFTVYDNGTNPGKNPGTLLEESNTRQEVAAVCYETNVLGFKGPRKMTVIIPGMNPNFERVAVRPQNEQESLLSRWQNHALDNLIELHNKAPVWNEDTQSYVLNFHGRVTQASVKNFQIVHDNDPDYIVMQFGRVAEDVFTLDYNYPMCALQAFAIGLSSFDSKLACE from the exons ATGCACAGCAGTGCTGCCTTCACTTTCCCTCTGATGTCCACTCTGCTGCATGCAAACAG ACCCTCGAGCTCTGCCAGCTTCTCCAACTCACCAGCAAG TGGCATCGAAGATGACAGCTCGAGTCTTATGCAACAGAAGCTGGAGAAACAG AGGGCACTGCTGGAGCAGAAGCAACGGAGGAAGCGCCAGGAACCTCTGATGGTGCAGCCCAACACGGAGGCCCGGCCCCGGCGCTCCAGGATGCGGCGCGGTGAGGAGCAGGCCCCTCTGGTGGAGTCCCAAGCCAGTATCACCAACGATGTCATCATGGACG GTATCGACGGCCCAGCAGCCTTCTTGGGGTCAGAAGCCCCCGATGTGGGAATAAAAATCCTGTCAGTGAGCCGCTCCCAGTCCCAGTCCCAGTCCCTGTTCCAGTCCCAGCCTCAGTCCCCTGTTGCCGAGGAACCTGAGCGAGACGGAGACACTGAGACGCTGCTCGAACCCAAGACAGATATCCAGGAATTACTGCAGAGACAAG GTTTGTCCGGCAGTTTGAACTTCGATGAAGACAGCGACCCTGAGGACGACGCGGAGGAAGATCGATCGCGTTCTCTGTCCCCACACGCGGGCAACACCAGACCCGCCTCTGCCGCCAGCGGCAAGGACGTCCCA GAGCCGCCGTCGCCCGGGTCCCCCGCGGCCGACGGCTCGCCGATAGATGTGGCCGATCCAGAGGAGTTCGTCTTGCTCGCGGCTCCGCGCGGCGTCACCGTCAAGTGTCGAATCACTCGGGACAAGAAGGGGATGGACCGTGGCCTCTACCCCACCTACTTCATGCACATGGAGAGGGAGGATGGCAAGAGA GTTTTTTTGCTGGCaggaaggaagagaaagaagagtaAGACGTCCAACTACCTGATATCAGTGGATGCCACTGACCTGacgcgagagggagagagcttcATAGGAAAACTGAG GTCCAACCTCATGGGCACCAAATTCACAGTGTACGACAACGGCACCAACCCCGGCAAAAACCCCGGgacgctgctggaggagagcaaCACGCGGCAGGAAGTGGCCGCCGTCTGCTAC GAGACCAACGTGCTGGGCTTCAAAGGGCCGCGCAAGATGACCGTGATCATCCCCGGCATGAACCCGAACTTCGAGAGGGTCGCCGTGAGGCCTCAAAAC GAGCAGGAGAGCCTCCTGAGCCGGTGGCAGAATCACGCGCTGGACAACCTGATCGAGTTGCACAACAAGGCCCCCGTGTGGAACGAGGACACCCAGTCGTACGTGCTGAACTTCCACGGCCGCGTCACCCAGGCGTCCGTCAAAAACTTCCAAATAGTCCACGACAACGACC CCGACTACATCGTCATGCAGTTCGGGAGGGTGGCCGAAGACGTCTTCACCCTGGACTACAACTACCCCATGTGCGCCCTGCAGGCCTTCGCCATCGGCCTGTCCAGCTTCGACAGCAAGCTGGCCTGCGAATGA
- the tulp3 gene encoding tubby-related protein 3 isoform X2, which produces MDALKNGGSQPVYSRWSYRPSSSASFSNSPASGIEDDSSSLMQQKLEKQRALLEQKQRRKRQEPLMVQPNTEARPRRSRMRRGEEQAPLVESQASITNDVIMDGIDGPAAFLGSEAPDVGIKILSVSRSQSQSQSLFQSQPQSPVAEEPERDGDTETLLEPKTDIQELLQRQGLSGSLNFDEDSDPEDDAEEDRSRSLSPHAGNTRPASAASGKDVPEPPSPGSPAADGSPIDVADPEEFVLLAAPRGVTVKCRITRDKKGMDRGLYPTYFMHMEREDGKRVFLLAGRKRKKSKTSNYLISVDATDLTREGESFIGKLRSNLMGTKFTVYDNGTNPGKNPGTLLEESNTRQEVAAVCYETNVLGFKGPRKMTVIIPGMNPNFERVAVRPQNEQESLLSRWQNHALDNLIELHNKAPVWNEDTQSYVLNFHGRVTQASVKNFQIVHDNDPDYIVMQFGRVAEDVFTLDYNYPMCALQAFAIGLSSFDSKLACE; this is translated from the exons ATGGACGCTTTAAAGAACGGGGGATCTCAGCCCGTCTACAGCCGCTGGTCGTACAG ACCCTCGAGCTCTGCCAGCTTCTCCAACTCACCAGCAAG TGGCATCGAAGATGACAGCTCGAGTCTTATGCAACAGAAGCTGGAGAAACAG AGGGCACTGCTGGAGCAGAAGCAACGGAGGAAGCGCCAGGAACCTCTGATGGTGCAGCCCAACACGGAGGCCCGGCCCCGGCGCTCCAGGATGCGGCGCGGTGAGGAGCAGGCCCCTCTGGTGGAGTCCCAAGCCAGTATCACCAACGATGTCATCATGGACG GTATCGACGGCCCAGCAGCCTTCTTGGGGTCAGAAGCCCCCGATGTGGGAATAAAAATCCTGTCAGTGAGCCGCTCCCAGTCCCAGTCCCAGTCCCTGTTCCAGTCCCAGCCTCAGTCCCCTGTTGCCGAGGAACCTGAGCGAGACGGAGACACTGAGACGCTGCTCGAACCCAAGACAGATATCCAGGAATTACTGCAGAGACAAG GTTTGTCCGGCAGTTTGAACTTCGATGAAGACAGCGACCCTGAGGACGACGCGGAGGAAGATCGATCGCGTTCTCTGTCCCCACACGCGGGCAACACCAGACCCGCCTCTGCCGCCAGCGGCAAGGACGTCCCA GAGCCGCCGTCGCCCGGGTCCCCCGCGGCCGACGGCTCGCCGATAGATGTGGCCGATCCAGAGGAGTTCGTCTTGCTCGCGGCTCCGCGCGGCGTCACCGTCAAGTGTCGAATCACTCGGGACAAGAAGGGGATGGACCGTGGCCTCTACCCCACCTACTTCATGCACATGGAGAGGGAGGATGGCAAGAGA GTTTTTTTGCTGGCaggaaggaagagaaagaagagtaAGACGTCCAACTACCTGATATCAGTGGATGCCACTGACCTGacgcgagagggagagagcttcATAGGAAAACTGAG GTCCAACCTCATGGGCACCAAATTCACAGTGTACGACAACGGCACCAACCCCGGCAAAAACCCCGGgacgctgctggaggagagcaaCACGCGGCAGGAAGTGGCCGCCGTCTGCTAC GAGACCAACGTGCTGGGCTTCAAAGGGCCGCGCAAGATGACCGTGATCATCCCCGGCATGAACCCGAACTTCGAGAGGGTCGCCGTGAGGCCTCAAAAC GAGCAGGAGAGCCTCCTGAGCCGGTGGCAGAATCACGCGCTGGACAACCTGATCGAGTTGCACAACAAGGCCCCCGTGTGGAACGAGGACACCCAGTCGTACGTGCTGAACTTCCACGGCCGCGTCACCCAGGCGTCCGTCAAAAACTTCCAAATAGTCCACGACAACGACC CCGACTACATCGTCATGCAGTTCGGGAGGGTGGCCGAAGACGTCTTCACCCTGGACTACAACTACCCCATGTGCGCCCTGCAGGCCTTCGCCATCGGCCTGTCCAGCTTCGACAGCAAGCTGGCCTGCGAATGA
- the tulp3 gene encoding tubby-related protein 3 isoform X4 produces the protein MSMERRALLEQKQRRKRQEPLMVQPNTEARPRRSRMRRGEEQAPLVESQASITNDVIMDGIDGPAAFLGSEAPDVGIKILSVSRSQSQSQSLFQSQPQSPVAEEPERDGDTETLLEPKTDIQELLQRQGLSGSLNFDEDSDPEDDAEEDRSRSLSPHAGNTRPASAASGKDVPEPPSPGSPAADGSPIDVADPEEFVLLAAPRGVTVKCRITRDKKGMDRGLYPTYFMHMEREDGKRVFLLAGRKRKKSKTSNYLISVDATDLTREGESFIGKLRSNLMGTKFTVYDNGTNPGKNPGTLLEESNTRQEVAAVCYETNVLGFKGPRKMTVIIPGMNPNFERVAVRPQNEQESLLSRWQNHALDNLIELHNKAPVWNEDTQSYVLNFHGRVTQASVKNFQIVHDNDPDYIVMQFGRVAEDVFTLDYNYPMCALQAFAIGLSSFDSKLACE, from the exons ATGTCAATGGAGAGG AGGGCACTGCTGGAGCAGAAGCAACGGAGGAAGCGCCAGGAACCTCTGATGGTGCAGCCCAACACGGAGGCCCGGCCCCGGCGCTCCAGGATGCGGCGCGGTGAGGAGCAGGCCCCTCTGGTGGAGTCCCAAGCCAGTATCACCAACGATGTCATCATGGACG GTATCGACGGCCCAGCAGCCTTCTTGGGGTCAGAAGCCCCCGATGTGGGAATAAAAATCCTGTCAGTGAGCCGCTCCCAGTCCCAGTCCCAGTCCCTGTTCCAGTCCCAGCCTCAGTCCCCTGTTGCCGAGGAACCTGAGCGAGACGGAGACACTGAGACGCTGCTCGAACCCAAGACAGATATCCAGGAATTACTGCAGAGACAAG GTTTGTCCGGCAGTTTGAACTTCGATGAAGACAGCGACCCTGAGGACGACGCGGAGGAAGATCGATCGCGTTCTCTGTCCCCACACGCGGGCAACACCAGACCCGCCTCTGCCGCCAGCGGCAAGGACGTCCCA GAGCCGCCGTCGCCCGGGTCCCCCGCGGCCGACGGCTCGCCGATAGATGTGGCCGATCCAGAGGAGTTCGTCTTGCTCGCGGCTCCGCGCGGCGTCACCGTCAAGTGTCGAATCACTCGGGACAAGAAGGGGATGGACCGTGGCCTCTACCCCACCTACTTCATGCACATGGAGAGGGAGGATGGCAAGAGA GTTTTTTTGCTGGCaggaaggaagagaaagaagagtaAGACGTCCAACTACCTGATATCAGTGGATGCCACTGACCTGacgcgagagggagagagcttcATAGGAAAACTGAG GTCCAACCTCATGGGCACCAAATTCACAGTGTACGACAACGGCACCAACCCCGGCAAAAACCCCGGgacgctgctggaggagagcaaCACGCGGCAGGAAGTGGCCGCCGTCTGCTAC GAGACCAACGTGCTGGGCTTCAAAGGGCCGCGCAAGATGACCGTGATCATCCCCGGCATGAACCCGAACTTCGAGAGGGTCGCCGTGAGGCCTCAAAAC GAGCAGGAGAGCCTCCTGAGCCGGTGGCAGAATCACGCGCTGGACAACCTGATCGAGTTGCACAACAAGGCCCCCGTGTGGAACGAGGACACCCAGTCGTACGTGCTGAACTTCCACGGCCGCGTCACCCAGGCGTCCGTCAAAAACTTCCAAATAGTCCACGACAACGACC CCGACTACATCGTCATGCAGTTCGGGAGGGTGGCCGAAGACGTCTTCACCCTGGACTACAACTACCCCATGTGCGCCCTGCAGGCCTTCGCCATCGGCCTGTCCAGCTTCGACAGCAAGCTGGCCTGCGAATGA
- the LOC120818373 gene encoding protein mono-ADP-ribosyltransferase TIPARP-like codes for MEVKGTAYYSGVRRLASSDSVVENPYFTSKWKVYWWNSKDWEEYNQDVSAFLLQKITEEDVSECVFHIGRQEYVFHVDAMRQTNVTTGFSRDVRCRPSYCSPDSMRPYLRTLIPTEPVGGPPGENFSVDPLQEFTSWYPPVWCLESGRDYSLVDLPAGTRAHRSVLKLFHESLPETVVDIVSIQQVQNLLHWDKYQRHKAHMQKQHGESEEPLERHLFHGTTRDASEDICHNNFDPRMAGFNGASYGSGCYFARAASYAHQYSVRWGRDATRRVFLAKVLVGKVSLGSEAYRRPPPLDRRASRFLLYDACVDDVHRPGIFVVFDSCQCYPYFLVTYKVLPRVVDIR; via the exons ATGGAGGTTAAAGGCACGGCTTATTACAGCGGCGTCAGACGACTTGCCAGCTCCGACAGCGTGGTCGAGAACCCGTACTTCACCAGCAAATGGAAAGTCTACTGGTGGAACAGCAAGGACTGGGAGGAGTACAACCAG GATGTGTCCGCTTTTCTGCTGCAGAAGATCACGGAGGAGGACGTCAGCGAGTGCGTCTTCCATATCGGCCGCCAGGAGTACGTGTTCCACGTCGACGCCATGAGGCAGACCAACGTCACCACGGGGTTCAGCAGAGATGTTCGCTGTAGACCCTCCTACTGCTCCCCCGATTCCATGCGGCCTTACCTGCG GACCTTGATCCCGACTGAGCCTGTCGGAGGTCCTCCTGGGGAGAACTTCAGCGTGGACCCTCTGCAGGAGTTCACCTCCTGGTATCCTCCCGTGTGGTGTCTGGAGTCAGGGCGGGACTACAGCTTGGTGGACCTCCCGGCCGGCACACGGGCCCACCGCAGCGTCCTGAAGCTCTTCCACGAGAGCCTCCCTGAGACCGTGGTGGACATCGTCAGCATCCAGCAGGTCCAGAACCTCCTCCACTGGGACAAGTACCAAAG GCACAAAGCGCACATGCAGAAGCAGCACGGCGAGTCCGAGGAGCCTCTGGAGCGCCACCTCTTCCACGGGACGACCAGAGACGCCTCGGAGGACATCTGCCACAACAACTTCGACCCCCGCATGGCCGGGTTCAACGGGGCGTCCTACGGTTCCGGCTGCTACTTCGCCCGCGCCGCCTCCTACGCCCACCAGTACTCCGTCCGGTGGGGGCGGGACGCGACCCGCCGCGTGTTCCTGGCCAAAGTGCTGGTGGGGAAGGTGAGCCTCGGGAGCGAGGCGTACCGCCGGCCGCCGCCGCTCGACCGCAGGGCGAGCCGGTTCCTCCTCTACGACGCCTGCGTGGACGACGTGCACCGGCCGGGCATCTTTGTGGTCTTCGACAGCTGTCAGTGCTACCCGTACTTCCTCGTCACGTACAAAGTGCTGCCCCGGGTCGTGGACATCAGGTGA
- the trim35-14 gene encoding E3 ubiquitin-protein ligase TRIM35 — MAGRLALPEFDLSCSICCEIFRDPVVLKCSHSFCAPCLQRYWTQGPQRRDCPLCRSQSVDDPVPSLTLRNLCEAFIQEGEGPEETGGELHCEPGEMCPLHGERLKLYCVPDEEPICVVCHTSRKHKQHDCCPVGEAVVLVKEKMKSALDSMMEKRGAFDKMKKNYEDAVECIQVQARFVERRTREEFEKLHSFLDTEEEARMEELKREEEQKSRALRQKIEEMAGDIASVSESIRVLEEEIALQGISVLHKCKTSLARASSPMEDPVMPAGALINVASYLGSLNFHVWEKMLQTVKFNPVTLDPNTAAPWLVLSEDLASVCDSDEKRKLPDNPERFDPDTGVLGRESFTSGKHAWVVNVGQNTAWVVGVAKESVRRKEKVSSVLKNGYLGVYFYHKMYFAGTSPLTRLNPKRNPQRIRVQVDCEKGRVSFYDPHDNTHIYTFKHAVTERVFPYFWVGCQQCPLTLEPLEVSVKAVEYF, encoded by the exons ATGGCAGGCAGGCTCGCGCTCCCGGAGTTTGACCTCTCCTGCTCCATATGCTGCGAGATCTTCAGGGACCCCGTGGTCCTCAAGTGCAGCCACAGCTTCTGCGCCCCCTGTCTGCAGCGGTACTGGACCCAGGGGCCACAGAGACGCGACTGCCCCCTGTGCAGGAGCCAGAGCGTGGACGACCCCGTGCCCAGCCTCACCCTGAGGAACCTGTGCGAGGCCTTCATCCAGGAGGGCGAGGGTCCGGAGGAAACCGGGGGAGAGCTGCACTGTGAGCCGGGGGAGATGTGCCCTCTGCACGGCGAGCGGCTCAAGCTTTACTGCGTCCCCGACGAGGAGCCCATCTGCGTGGTGTGCCACACCTCCAGGAAGCACAAGCAGCACGACTGCTGCCCCGTCGGCGAGGCCGTCGTTCTTGTGAAG GAGAAGATGAAGTCTGCCCTCGACTCAATGATGGAGAAGAGGGGtgcttttgacaaaatgaagaaaaactacGAGGATGCTGTGGAATGCATTCAG GTCCAGGCCCGCTTTGTGGAGAGACGCACCCGCGAGGAGTTCGAGAAGCTTCACAGCTTCCTCGATACTGAGGAGGAAGCCaggatggaggagctgaagagggaggaggagcagaagagtcgGGCGCTGAGGCAGAAGATCGAAGAGATGGCGGGGGATATAGCGTCCGTGTCTGAATCCATCAGAGTTTTAGAGGAGGAGATTGCTCTGCAGGGCATCTCTGTCCTTCAT AAATGCAAGACGTCATTGGCAAG AGCCAGCAGCCCGATGGAGGATCCAGTCATGCCCGCGGGAGCGCTCATCAACGTGGCGAGCTATCTGGGCTCTCTGAACTTCCACGTGTGGGAGAAGATGCTGCAGACCGTCAAATTCA acccGGTGACCCTGGACCCGAACACCGCCGCCCCGTGGCTCGTCCTGTCGGAGGACCTCGCCAGCGTCTGCGACAGCGACGAGAAGCGGAAGCTGCCGGACAACCCGGAGAGGTTCGACCCGGACACGGGCGTGCTGGGCCGCGAGAGCTTCACCTCGGGCAAGCACGCCTGGGTGGTCAACGTGGGGCAGAACACGGCGTGGGTCGTCGGCGTGGCCAAAGAGTCCGTCCGGAGGAAAGAGAAAGTGTCTTCGGTGCTGAAGAACGGCTACCTGGGCGTGTACTTTTACCACAAGATGTACTTTGCGGGCACCTCCCCTTTGACGAGGCTCAACCCCAAGAGGAACCCGCAGAGGATCAGGGTGCAGGTGGACTGCGAGAAGGGGAGGGTTTCTTTCTACGACCCGCACGACAACACGCACATCTACACCTTCAAGCACGCCGTCACCGAGAGGGTCTTCCCGTACTTCTGGGTGGGCTGCCAGCAGTGTCCTCTGACGCTGGAGCCGCTGGAGGTTTCTGTGAAGGCTGTTGAATATTTCTGA